Part of the Candidatus Sulfotelmatobacter sp. genome is shown below.
AGGAGACCGAGGCGCGCGAACAGTGGCAGGAGGAAGCGGTGCGGCGCGAGGGCGTCACCACCGGGCTCGACGCGCTCGAGGCGCGGCTCAACGATCTCAAGCTGTCGCTGCTCGAGCTGGAGCGCGAGCTGTCGACCGCGCAGGGTGGTCTGCGTGATCGCGAGGACGCGCGCACCCGGGCCGAGCATCAGGTGGTGTTGCTGCGCGAGCGCGCCGATGGCCTGACGAGGCGCGCCAGCGAAGCCGGCAACGAGAGCGCCCGCCTGGGTGAGCGGCTCGCGGAAACCGTGGAGAGGGAGCGAGAGGCCGAGGCCCGCCGCGCCGCGCTCGGCGAGGACCGCGAGCGGGCGCAGACCGCGAGCGAGGACGCGGAGCGGTCGCTGCAGGCGGTCGAGGCCGAGCTGCGCGAGCGCCGCTCGGTCGCCATCGAGCAGAAACAACTTTCGCTCGACCTGTTCTCAATCGAGGCCGAGAAACGCGGCGCCTCCGAGCGCGCGCGTGAGCGGCAGTCATCGCTGAACGAGCGCCGCGAGGCCACCGAGCGCCGGCGGTTCGAGCTCGAGACCCGGCTCGAACAGTTGGAACACGCGATGACGAGCGCCCGCGAACGCCGCGCCGGGCTGGAAGTCGAGCTCGACGAGGCCGAACGCGCTCTGAACGGCGTGGAAGGGCGCCTCACCGAGCTCGCGGAGCGCGAGCGCTTGGGGCTCGAGCTGGTGGCGAAGCTGCGCCAGGATTCGGCGGCGGTCGAGTCGAGGCTCCACACCCTGCTCGAGCTGAAGCGCGAGTTCGAGGGCGTGTCGGAGGGAGTCAAGGCGCTGCTCGGCGGTGGCGAACGGCCGGCCGGGCTGATCGGCGTGGTCGCCGACGTGCTCGAGGTACCCGCCCGCTACCTCGACGCGCTCGAGGCCTCGCTGGGCGAGGCGGCGGCATTCGTGCTTTGCGAGGATCGGGCGGCGGTGGATGGGGCGCTCGACCGCCTGCGGGCGCTGGCTGCCGGCCGCGCCACCCTGGTGGACCTGAGCGCGATCGCCGCCTCGCATCCGGCCGCCGCGCCCGAAGCCGACGGCGTGCTCGGCCGCGCCTCGGATCTGGTGCGCTGCACGGCGCGCTTCCGCCCGCTGGTCGAGCGCCTGCTGGGCTCGGTGATGGTGGTCCAGGATCGCGCGGTGGCGGCCGAGCTGGCGCTGCGATCCGAGAGCGGCCTGCGCTTCGTGAGCCTCGACGGCGAGGTCTGGGAGCGCGGCCGGGTGCGCGCGGGAGCGCGCGCCGAGGGCGGGCTGCTCCATCGCGAGCAGCAGATCCGTGAGCTGAGCGGCCAGATGGCCGAGCTGGGGCTGGCGCTCGAAGCGGCGGCGCGCGAGGGCGAGGCGCTGCAGGGCGAGCGACGTGACCGGCTGGCCGATCGCGGCATGGCCGAATCGGAGCGCGACGCGCGGCGAAGCGCGCTCGATCGCCTCGATCGCGACTACGAGGCTGCGGAGCGCGAGCGCCGCTGGGCCGAGAGCGAGCGCGACGATCGAGCGCGCGAGGTGGCGACGTTCGTCGCCGAGCTCGAGACGCTGGCGCGCACGCTGGCAGAGGCCGAGCGCGATCTTGCCGAGTACCAGCAGCAGATGGATCGCGCTCGCTCGCAACTGAGCGACCTCGACGGCGATGTGCGTCAACTCGAGAGGCGTCGCGACCAGGCGGCCGCGGTCGCGACCGGTCACCGCGAGGCGCTGCTGCGCCTGGCTCGGGAAGAGGGCGAATGGCAGGCGACCTGGGCGCGCTGTGAACAGACGCGGCGCGAGCTCGAGGCCACGATCGAGGGCCGGCGGACCGAAGAGCGCTCGGCGCTCCAGACCGTGGCCGAGATCGAGGCCGAGGTGAGCGGCCTGAACTCCGGGCTCACCGGCCTGCTCGAGTCCGAAGCCGGACAGCGCGACCGCGTGGTCGAGCTGCAAACGCGCTTCAACACGCTCAAGGAGGAGGCCCGCGCGCTCGAAGACCAGGCACGTCAGCGACGGTTCGAGCAGACCGAGCTCTCCGAGCTGCTCCACCAGATCGAGCTCGGCCGCCTGCAGGCACACTCCGAGCTGGAGCTGACCTTCGAGCGCCTGCGCACCGAATATCAGCTGAACCCCGCCGAATGGCAGCCGCCGTTGAAGCCCGAGGGCTGGAACCCGGAGGAGGCGGCCCGGAAGCTCGACGAGTCGCGCGAGCGCTTCCGCACGCTGGGTGCCGTCAATCTGCTGGCGGTCGAGGAATATTCGCGCAAGAAGGAGCGCTACCAGTTCCTCACCCGGCAGCGCGAAGACCTCACCAGTGCCCGGGCGCAGTTGCTTGAGGCGATCGACAAGATCAACGTCACCGCGAGCCAGCTGTTCCGCGACACCTTCGGCCAGGTGCAGATCCACTTCCGCGAGATCTTCACCACCTTGTTCGAGGGAGGCGACGCCGAGCTGCGGATGTCGGGAGAAGATCCCCTCGAGTGCGAGATCGAGATCGCCGCCAAGCCGCGCGGCAAGCACCTCCAGAGCATCAGCCTCATGTCGGGCGGCGAGCGGGCGCTGACTGCGATCGCCCTGCTGTTCGCCATCTACCTGGTGAAGCCGTCGCCTTTCTGTCTGCTCGACGAGGTGGATGCGCCACTCGACGATGCCAACGTCGACCGCTTCCTGCGCATGCTGGATCGGTTCAGCACCCGTACCCAGTTCGTGGTGATCACCCACAACAAGAAGACCATGGAGGCGGCTCGCTGCCTCTACGGTGTGACCATGCAGGAGCTGGGGGTCTCGAAGCTGGTCTCGGTGCGATTCGACGGCGCGGACGCCTCGGTCCGGCGCGAGGCGGAGGAGGCGGAACCCGCCGCGGTTTAGGCAGAGTCCGGATCGCCGATCTCTGCGCCGGGTCGTCGGGGCACCCATTTTGGATGAGTCACGCTGCGGAGTACGCCAGGAGAGCACCGTGCCCCTCGTCCTCTCTGCCCCGCGCCCGACGATCTGAACTCCGCCCGGTTTCCTGCGACTGAGCGATGAACCTCTGGGACCGATTCCGCGAAAGCCTGCGCAAGACGCGCGAGCGCGTCGAGCAGGGTCTGGGCGCGCTGCTCGCGCATCGCGGCCCGGTGGACGCCGCGACCCGGGAGCGACTCGAAGAGACCTTGCTCGCCGCCGACGTCGGTCCGTCGGCCACCGAGCGCCTGATGTCGCTGGCCGAGCGCGAGCTGAAGAGCGCTCCCGATCTCGACCTCCGCCAGGCCCTGGAACGCACCGCGGCCGCGCTGCTGGCCGAGCGCTCGGCGCGTTTCGCGCCTCCGG
Proteins encoded:
- the smc gene encoding chromosome segregation protein SMC, translating into MFLHRLELQGFKSFVDKTEVLFGDGITGVIGPNGCGKTNVSDAIRWVMGEQSAKQLRGDSMEDVIFNGCPTRKPLGMAEVHLTFKNDRGILPTEFSEVTVSRRVFRSGMSEYFLNKTPCRLRDIRDLFFDTGMGSHAYSVIERSMVDHILSDNTGHRRFLFEEASGITKYKSRKKEALAKLDATETDLTRLSDIVFEIERELRSLARQVGKARKHQRLRDEIRDLDLLLTADSIESLRAKETEAREQWQEEAVRREGVTTGLDALEARLNDLKLSLLELERELSTAQGGLRDREDARTRAEHQVVLLRERADGLTRRASEAGNESARLGERLAETVEREREAEARRAALGEDRERAQTASEDAERSLQAVEAELRERRSVAIEQKQLSLDLFSIEAEKRGASERARERQSSLNERREATERRRFELETRLEQLEHAMTSARERRAGLEVELDEAERALNGVEGRLTELAERERLGLELVAKLRQDSAAVESRLHTLLELKREFEGVSEGVKALLGGGERPAGLIGVVADVLEVPARYLDALEASLGEAAAFVLCEDRAAVDGALDRLRALAAGRATLVDLSAIAASHPAAAPEADGVLGRASDLVRCTARFRPLVERLLGSVMVVQDRAVAAELALRSESGLRFVSLDGEVWERGRVRAGARAEGGLLHREQQIRELSGQMAELGLALEAAAREGEALQGERRDRLADRGMAESERDARRSALDRLDRDYEAAERERRWAESERDDRAREVATFVAELETLARTLAEAERDLAEYQQQMDRARSQLSDLDGDVRQLERRRDQAAAVATGHREALLRLAREEGEWQATWARCEQTRRELEATIEGRRTEERSALQTVAEIEAEVSGLNSGLTGLLESEAGQRDRVVELQTRFNTLKEEARALEDQARQRRFEQTELSELLHQIELGRLQAHSELELTFERLRTEYQLNPAEWQPPLKPEGWNPEEAARKLDESRERFRTLGAVNLLAVEEYSRKKERYQFLTRQREDLTSARAQLLEAIDKINVTASQLFRDTFGQVQIHFREIFTTLFEGGDAELRMSGEDPLECEIEIAAKPRGKHLQSISLMSGGERALTAIALLFAIYLVKPSPFCLLDEVDAPLDDANVDRFLRMLDRFSTRTQFVVITHNKKTMEAARCLYGVTMQELGVSKLVSVRFDGADASVRREAEEAEPAAV